One genomic window of Streptomyces sp. NBC_01498 includes the following:
- a CDS encoding NAD(P)/FAD-dependent oxidoreductase, producing MPHGVVKAEIPRGTTPASPRPARVLVVGGGYVGMYTALRLQRRLRRGEAEVVVVSPDAYMTYQPFLPEAAAGSISPRHVVVPLRRVLPDCTIIVGEARSVDHTRRVVTLVTPASEEEAAARAADPRSGTTGAPSRTAGAPARAPRATAAPRDPAPAPEPPGSFEMTYDELVLAPGSVSRTLPVPGLAEHGIGFKTVEEAIALRNHVLEQLDIASSTRDPQLRDAALTFVFVGGGYAGVEALAELADMARYATRSYHNVKADDLKWILVEASGRVLPEVGHHLGTYAVRELRARNIDVRLETRLDSCENRVAVLSDGSRFPTRTVVWTAGVKPHPILAAAGLPLDARGRLRCTAGLAVDGVDHAWSAGDAAAVPDLTVDEPGATCAPNAQHAVRQARVLADNIVASLRGEPSRDYRHRYTGSVASLGLHKGVAQVYGRKVKGYPAWLIHRAYHLSRVPTFNRKARVLAEWTLSGLFKREIVSLGSLEHPRAEFELAAGGERPRDV from the coding sequence ATGCCTCATGGGGTGGTGAAGGCAGAGATCCCCCGGGGGACGACCCCCGCATCACCGCGCCCCGCCCGCGTTCTCGTCGTCGGCGGCGGCTACGTCGGGATGTACACGGCGCTCCGGCTCCAGCGGCGGCTCAGGCGCGGCGAGGCCGAGGTCGTGGTGGTGTCGCCCGACGCGTACATGACGTACCAGCCGTTCCTGCCCGAGGCCGCCGCGGGATCGATCTCCCCGCGCCACGTCGTGGTGCCGCTGCGCCGCGTCCTGCCGGACTGCACGATCATCGTCGGCGAGGCCCGGTCCGTCGACCACACCCGGCGCGTCGTCACCCTCGTCACCCCCGCGTCCGAGGAGGAGGCCGCCGCCAGAGCCGCCGACCCACGCTCCGGGACCACCGGCGCACCCTCCCGCACCGCCGGCGCTCCCGCGCGAGCCCCCCGCGCCACCGCCGCACCCCGCGACCCGGCGCCGGCCCCCGAGCCGCCCGGCAGCTTCGAGATGACGTACGACGAACTCGTCCTCGCCCCCGGCTCGGTCTCCCGCACCCTCCCGGTCCCCGGCCTCGCCGAACACGGCATCGGCTTCAAGACCGTCGAGGAGGCCATCGCCCTGCGCAACCACGTCCTGGAGCAGCTGGACATCGCCTCCTCCACCCGAGACCCGCAACTGCGCGACGCCGCCCTCACCTTCGTCTTCGTCGGCGGTGGCTACGCGGGTGTCGAGGCCCTCGCCGAACTGGCCGACATGGCCCGCTACGCCACCCGCTCCTACCACAACGTCAAGGCCGACGACCTGAAGTGGATCCTCGTCGAGGCGTCCGGCCGCGTCCTCCCCGAGGTCGGCCACCACCTGGGCACGTACGCGGTCCGCGAACTACGGGCGCGCAACATCGACGTACGCCTCGAAACCCGCCTCGACTCCTGCGAGAACCGGGTGGCCGTCCTGAGCGACGGCAGCCGCTTCCCCACCCGCACCGTCGTCTGGACGGCGGGCGTCAAACCCCACCCGATCCTCGCCGCCGCCGGACTCCCCCTCGACGCACGCGGCCGGCTCCGCTGCACGGCCGGACTCGCCGTCGACGGTGTCGACCACGCCTGGTCGGCCGGAGACGCCGCGGCGGTCCCCGACCTGACGGTGGACGAGCCCGGCGCCACCTGCGCGCCCAACGCGCAACACGCAGTCCGCCAGGCCCGCGTACTCGCCGACAACATCGTCGCCTCCTTGAGAGGCGAGCCGTCACGCGACTACCGGCACCGTTACACCGGTTCCGTCGCCTCGCTCGGCCTCCACAAAGGGGTCGCGCAGGTGTACGGCCGCAAGGTCAAGGGGTATCCGGCCTGGCTGATCCACCGCGCCTACCACCTCAGCCGCGTCCCCACCTTCAACCGCAAGGCGCGCGTCCTCGCCGAATGGACACTTTCCGGCCTCTTCAAACGAGAGATCGTCTCCCTCGGCTCCCTTGAACACCCTCGGGCGGAATTCGAACTGGCCGCCGGAGGGGAACGGCCCAGAGACGTCTGA
- a CDS encoding ATP-binding SpoIIE family protein phosphatase — MNFTRWSARLPGTQRRIAMRSDAGEAHAPSSASAVPAARGEFERNGERRERRDKRASRDSGADGGPTGIPALEELAVRDVLDGLPALVALVYGPDHRVAYVNDAYADAFGPREPGTPAAESCPELAELGLTPLLEQVSRSGTPRTVKSRKVQTSGCGTGHTPADGSATPARDGSYTVTCTPVDLGRSGGAGSPGGPDGSDRSGVLIFAADVTDHAEAAERLRASQRRLRETAVALQCSLLPQELEQPDDLRVAATYQPGGTDAAVGGDWYDVITLGAGRTALVIGDVMGRGVRAAAVMGQLRTAVRAYARLDLPPHEVLQLLDGLAAEIDASQIATCVYAVHDPNEGHLVYASAGHLPILVRAEDGTVARAADPTGPPLGTGGWIHTSGTIGLAPGSTAVLYTDGLVERRSEDIDEGVASLERALAGAQGTPQVVCDRLIRAMGVTAEHDDDVAVLVLQHPARTGQAAELFHNAALDLLGGIEAAPRARAFASGVLSSWRFPVELRDLGVLATSELVANSLQHGTPPMRLRLRRTDRRLIIEVTDGDDHLPLRRHAEPADEAGRGISIVAAIASSWGSRRTPGGGKAVWCEFALPH; from the coding sequence GTGAATTTCACGCGTTGGAGCGCCCGGCTCCCCGGTACGCAGCGCCGCATCGCCATGCGATCGGACGCTGGAGAGGCGCACGCGCCGAGTTCCGCGAGCGCGGTGCCCGCCGCCCGTGGTGAATTCGAACGAAACGGCGAGCGCCGGGAGAGAAGAGACAAGCGAGCCTCGAGAGACAGCGGCGCCGACGGCGGACCCACCGGAATCCCCGCGCTCGAAGAACTCGCCGTCCGTGACGTCCTCGACGGACTCCCCGCCCTCGTCGCCCTGGTGTACGGCCCCGACCACCGCGTCGCGTACGTCAACGACGCCTACGCCGACGCCTTCGGCCCCCGCGAACCGGGCACACCGGCGGCCGAGAGCTGCCCCGAACTGGCCGAGCTCGGCCTCACGCCTCTCCTGGAACAGGTGTCACGCAGCGGAACGCCCCGCACCGTCAAGTCCCGCAAGGTCCAGACGTCCGGGTGCGGCACCGGCCACACCCCGGCCGACGGCTCGGCCACCCCGGCCCGCGACGGCTCCTACACCGTGACCTGCACCCCCGTCGACCTCGGGCGATCGGGCGGCGCCGGCAGCCCAGGCGGACCGGACGGCTCCGACCGCTCCGGCGTCCTCATCTTCGCCGCCGACGTCACCGACCACGCCGAGGCCGCCGAACGCCTGCGCGCCAGCCAGCGCAGACTCCGCGAGACCGCCGTCGCCCTCCAGTGCTCGCTCCTTCCCCAGGAGCTGGAGCAGCCCGACGACCTGCGCGTCGCCGCCACGTACCAGCCGGGCGGTACGGACGCGGCCGTCGGCGGCGACTGGTACGACGTGATCACCCTCGGCGCCGGCCGTACGGCCCTGGTCATCGGCGACGTCATGGGCCGCGGCGTCCGCGCGGCGGCCGTCATGGGCCAACTGCGCACCGCCGTCCGCGCGTACGCCCGCCTCGACCTGCCGCCCCACGAAGTCCTGCAACTGCTCGACGGACTCGCCGCCGAGATCGACGCCAGCCAGATCGCCACCTGCGTCTACGCCGTCCACGACCCCAACGAGGGCCACCTCGTCTACGCGTCGGCCGGCCACCTGCCGATCCTCGTCCGCGCCGAGGACGGCACGGTCGCGCGTGCCGCCGACCCCACGGGACCGCCGCTCGGCACCGGCGGCTGGATCCACACCTCCGGCACGATCGGCCTCGCGCCCGGCTCCACCGCCGTCCTCTACACGGACGGGCTCGTGGAGCGCCGCAGCGAGGACATCGACGAGGGCGTGGCCTCCTTGGAACGCGCCCTGGCCGGGGCCCAGGGAACACCCCAGGTCGTCTGCGACCGGCTGATCCGCGCGATGGGCGTCACGGCCGAGCACGACGACGACGTGGCGGTCCTGGTTCTCCAGCACCCCGCCCGTACGGGACAGGCAGCCGAGCTGTTCCACAACGCCGCGCTCGACCTTCTCGGCGGCATCGAGGCCGCCCCGCGCGCCCGCGCGTTCGCCTCGGGAGTCCTCTCCTCGTGGCGCTTCCCGGTCGAACTCCGGGACCTGGGGGTCCTCGCCACCAGCGAACTCGTCGCCAACTCCCTCCAGCACGGCACCCCGCCCATGCGGCTCAGACTCCGCCGTACGGACCGCCGGCTGATCATCGAGGTCACCGACGGGGACGACCATCTGCCCCTGCGCCGCCACGCCGAACCGGCGGACGAGGCGGGCCGCGGCATCTCCATCGTCGCGGCGATCGCCTCGTCCTGGGGTTCGCGCCGGACACCGGGCGGCGGCAAGGCGGTCTGGTGCGAGTTCGCCCTGCCCCACTGA
- a CDS encoding MFS transporter, whose amino-acid sequence MGAAMRRIQAGNALSAFGLGFTVPYLYVYVAQVRDLGASTAGAVLAVFAMAALVALPFTGRVIDRRGPVPVVAGGAVLAALGALVMGLAGDVPTAVLSATLLGAGTAVMQPALATMIVWCSPPAARTRAFATQFFLQNLGLGVGGLIGGQLVDVNRPGSFTLLFGVEAAMFLVLAAIAGTVRIPRTSSASTALPKEGARPGTGGTRALLANRAMVRLCVLGFVLFFACYGQFESGLAAYGTEAAGIDPSALGMALAANTAVIVVAQFVVLRLVERRRRSRVIAWVGLIWAVAWLAAGYAGLGHASQTMATAAFVSTYALFGLGESMLSPTVAPLVADLAPEGAVGQYNAAFALVKQLALALGPAVGGPMGASLHGPYIVTFVLFSLGISVLALRLGRRLTPVQDRPSLAHVSRVVAVHKPESLAAAR is encoded by the coding sequence ATGGGCGCCGCGATGCGCCGAATCCAGGCAGGGAACGCGCTGAGCGCGTTCGGGCTCGGGTTCACCGTCCCGTATCTGTATGTGTATGTCGCCCAGGTGCGGGACCTGGGCGCGAGTACGGCGGGGGCCGTGCTGGCCGTGTTCGCCATGGCCGCGCTCGTCGCCCTGCCCTTCACCGGGCGCGTGATCGACCGGCGCGGGCCGGTGCCCGTCGTCGCGGGCGGCGCGGTGCTGGCCGCTCTGGGGGCCCTCGTCATGGGGCTGGCCGGCGACGTACCGACCGCCGTGCTCTCGGCGACGCTGCTCGGTGCCGGTACCGCCGTGATGCAGCCCGCGCTGGCCACGATGATCGTGTGGTGCTCGCCGCCGGCCGCCCGTACCCGGGCCTTCGCGACGCAGTTCTTCCTCCAGAACCTCGGGCTCGGCGTCGGTGGTCTGATCGGCGGGCAGTTGGTCGACGTGAACCGGCCGGGGAGCTTCACCCTGTTGTTCGGTGTCGAGGCGGCGATGTTCCTGGTGCTCGCCGCCATCGCCGGGACGGTCAGGATCCCGCGTACGTCCTCCGCCTCGACCGCGCTTCCCAAAGAGGGCGCCCGCCCCGGAACGGGCGGGACCCGGGCGCTGCTCGCGAACCGGGCGATGGTGCGGTTGTGCGTGCTGGGCTTCGTGCTGTTCTTCGCCTGCTACGGGCAGTTCGAGTCGGGACTGGCCGCGTACGGCACCGAGGCGGCCGGGATCGACCCGTCGGCGCTCGGTATGGCGCTGGCCGCGAACACCGCCGTGATCGTCGTCGCGCAGTTCGTCGTGCTCCGGCTGGTCGAGCGGCGCAGGCGGAGCCGGGTCATCGCGTGGGTCGGGCTGATCTGGGCGGTCGCCTGGCTCGCGGCGGGATACGCGGGGCTGGGGCACGCGAGCCAGACGATGGCGACGGCCGCGTTCGTCTCCACGTACGCGCTGTTCGGGCTCGGGGAGTCGATGCTGTCGCCGACCGTCGCCCCGCTGGTGGCCGATCTGGCGCCGGAAGGGGCCGTCGGCCAGTACAACGCCGCCTTCGCGCTGGTCAAGCAGCTCGCGCTGGCACTGGGGCCCGCCGTGGGCGGGCCGATGGGGGCCTCGCTGCACGGCCCGTACATCGTGACGTTCGTGCTCTTCTCGCTCGGCATCAGTGTGCTGGCGCTGCGGCTGGGCCGGCGGCTCACCCCCGTACAGGACCGGCCGTCGCTCGCGCACGTGTCGCGCGTGGTGGCCGTGCACAAGCCGGAGAGTCTGGCCGCCGCCCGTTGA
- a CDS encoding MarR family winged helix-turn-helix transcriptional regulator, with protein MPESPAEPSLDEQIAAYQREFDDLDPQVEQVVSALGRLNRRMNVAYGRQVSDLGISNAEWEVLKTLVLSGAPYRLGPGELAKRLGLTPAAMTHRVDRMAAEGLVTRDRDETNRVRVIVELTDEGRTKWLEAMRMASDFEEDLLQDLSGEERGVLGELLIRLLRRVEHAQPDAGGRLTDLD; from the coding sequence ATGCCAGAGAGCCCCGCGGAACCGAGCCTCGACGAGCAGATCGCCGCCTATCAGCGGGAGTTCGACGACCTCGACCCCCAGGTGGAGCAGGTCGTCTCGGCGCTCGGCCGGCTCAACCGCCGGATGAACGTGGCGTACGGACGCCAGGTCTCCGACCTCGGCATCAGCAACGCCGAGTGGGAAGTCCTCAAGACCCTGGTCCTGTCGGGAGCCCCGTACCGCCTCGGTCCGGGCGAACTGGCCAAGCGCCTCGGACTCACCCCGGCGGCGATGACCCACCGCGTCGACCGCATGGCTGCCGAGGGTCTGGTCACGCGCGACCGGGACGAGACCAACCGGGTGCGCGTGATCGTCGAGCTGACGGACGAGGGCCGTACGAAGTGGCTGGAGGCCATGCGGATGGCCTCGGACTTCGAGGAGGACCTGCTCCAGGACCTCTCGGGGGAGGAGCGCGGAGTACTGGGAGAACTGCTGATCCGCCTGCTCCGCCGGGTGGAACACGCCCAGCCGGACGCGGGCGGCCGGCTCACCGACCTGGACTGA
- a CDS encoding GNAT family N-acetyltransferase, which translates to MNPVDRAQRAVTPGKTPRTVRAVRADEWGRAKRLRLEALRDPAAPVAYLDTYENAVGRPDSFWRERAEQSARGTSARHFVAETADGVWVGAVVVLVEPKGSAGVLGVPGECDQAHLVGVYVRPDHRGTGLLKELFDAATGWAWSLEEPRVERVRLHVDERNGRARAAYAKLGFEPTGVTVPVESDPSARELELTVTRPGDSPRDRA; encoded by the coding sequence ATGAACCCGGTCGATCGCGCGCAGCGCGCCGTAACTCCTGGAAAGACCCCACGCACCGTGCGGGCCGTCCGTGCCGACGAATGGGGCAGGGCGAAGCGGCTTCGGCTGGAGGCGCTGCGTGATCCGGCCGCGCCGGTCGCCTATCTCGACACCTACGAGAACGCCGTCGGCCGCCCGGACTCCTTCTGGCGTGAGCGGGCGGAGCAGTCGGCGCGGGGCACGTCGGCCCGGCACTTCGTCGCCGAGACGGCGGACGGCGTCTGGGTCGGCGCGGTGGTGGTGCTGGTCGAGCCGAAGGGCTCCGCCGGTGTCCTCGGGGTGCCGGGCGAGTGCGACCAGGCGCATCTCGTCGGGGTGTACGTACGGCCGGATCACCGGGGCACCGGGCTGCTGAAGGAGCTGTTCGACGCGGCCACCGGGTGGGCGTGGTCGCTGGAGGAGCCCCGGGTGGAGCGGGTACGGCTGCACGTGGACGAGCGGAACGGGCGGGCACGGGCCGCGTACGCCAAGCTCGGCTTCGAGCCCACGGGGGTGACCGTGCCCGTGGAGAGCGACCCGTCCGCGCGGGAGCTGGAACTCACCGTGACGCGGCCGGGGGACTCCCCGCGCGATCGGGCCTGA
- a CDS encoding type VI secretion protein yields MTAAPDPDPHSGADPRSGPDPRSGLASRPGPGPRRRPAGGDAGQQQRGVSDGLILGVLGFMLGVTLFAWTATGLAALFARGSWPDSVTFMRTPMAVRQLVSSPQDLPAAWPDTPPGELSGYGLFWGLFIGELMVAAVLAVFVLGTVVRWRASRAVRLRERERAHEDAREDARERAQRQVRDQERDEERARAYEQAQPHERASTKAAPATPEPVPRTPVQQPPPPPATPVERAPAHLTEPLPLPAYAPPAAVPAPRTAPYTHIRYGSPHVRRPAAVQAVQDAEGPALVVTSDPTLWAETKDARAKLGPVLVYDPGHLCDTPARLHWSPTSGCEDAATATARAVALLAPVRPLARLDAAMADTAQTLLRCWLHAAAVDGRPVRQVHRWAQAGNAHEAVRLLRTHPKAASGLAGLLESALTAHPERREIAQQLTTRALACLSSVHIREACTPNRADSLALDSFAAEGGTLYVVGEPIEDPRTRPGAMPLLTALTSHVVEHGRRMAARSSAGRLDPPMTLVLDDVAAVAPLPALPDLLADGDGQGLPALVLLRSREQGRDRWPDRWPQHELPA; encoded by the coding sequence ATGACGGCGGCACCCGATCCCGATCCCCACTCCGGTGCTGACCCCCGCTCCGGTCCTGATCCCCGCTCCGGCCTTGCTTCCCGTCCCGGTCCCGGTCCCCGCCGCCGTCCGGCCGGCGGCGACGCCGGGCAGCAGCAGCGCGGGGTGTCGGACGGGCTGATCCTGGGCGTACTGGGCTTCATGCTCGGGGTCACGCTGTTCGCGTGGACCGCGACGGGCCTCGCGGCGCTCTTCGCGCGCGGCTCGTGGCCGGACTCGGTGACGTTCATGCGTACGCCCATGGCGGTACGGCAGTTGGTCTCGTCCCCGCAGGACCTCCCGGCGGCCTGGCCGGACACCCCGCCGGGCGAACTCTCCGGGTACGGCCTCTTCTGGGGCCTGTTCATCGGCGAGCTGATGGTGGCGGCCGTGCTGGCGGTGTTCGTGCTGGGCACGGTGGTCCGCTGGCGCGCCTCGCGTGCGGTACGGCTCCGGGAACGCGAGCGGGCGCACGAGGACGCCCGCGAGGACGCCCGTGAACGCGCACAGAGGCAGGTACGGGACCAGGAGCGGGACGAGGAGCGCGCGCGGGCGTACGAGCAGGCACAGCCGCACGAACGGGCCTCCACGAAGGCGGCGCCGGCGACGCCCGAGCCCGTACCCCGCACACCCGTCCAGCAGCCGCCTCCGCCACCCGCCACCCCGGTCGAACGGGCCCCCGCCCACCTCACCGAACCTCTGCCCCTCCCCGCGTACGCGCCCCCGGCAGCCGTCCCCGCCCCCCGCACCGCGCCGTACACCCACATCCGCTACGGGTCCCCCCACGTCCGCCGCCCCGCCGCCGTCCAGGCCGTCCAGGACGCCGAGGGCCCCGCGCTCGTCGTCACCTCCGACCCCACCCTCTGGGCCGAGACGAAGGACGCCCGCGCGAAACTCGGCCCCGTCCTCGTCTACGACCCCGGCCACCTCTGCGACACCCCGGCCCGCCTCCACTGGTCCCCCACCAGCGGCTGCGAGGACGCCGCCACCGCCACCGCGCGGGCGGTCGCGCTGCTCGCCCCCGTACGGCCCCTGGCGCGCCTCGACGCGGCCATGGCGGACACCGCGCAGACGCTGCTGCGCTGCTGGCTGCACGCCGCCGCGGTGGACGGGCGGCCGGTCCGGCAGGTGCACCGCTGGGCGCAGGCCGGCAACGCCCACGAGGCCGTACGGCTGCTGCGCACCCATCCGAAGGCCGCCTCCGGACTCGCCGGGCTGCTGGAGTCCGCGCTCACCGCGCATCCCGAACGGCGGGAGATCGCGCAGCAGTTGACGACCCGTGCGCTGGCCTGCCTGTCGTCCGTCCACATCCGGGAGGCGTGCACACCGAATCGCGCCGACTCCCTCGCGCTGGATTCTTTTGCCGCCGAGGGGGGCACGCTTTATGTGGTGGGTGAGCCGATCGAAGATCCGCGCACCCGTCCGGGAGCGATGCCGCTGCTCACCGCTCTCACCTCGCACGTGGTCGAGCACGGCCGCCGCATGGCCGCACGGTCATCCGCCGGCCGGCTCGACCCACCAATGACCCTGGTGCTCGACGACGTGGCGGCGGTGGCGCCGCTGCCCGCGCTGCCCGATCTCCTGGCCGACGGCGACGGACAGGGGCTGCCCGCGCTGGTCCTGCTGCGCTCCCGCGAACAGGGCAGGGACCGCTGGCCGGACCGCTGGCCGCAGCACGAACTGCCCGCCTGA
- a CDS encoding ATP-binding protein translates to MRDPMSAFTDAFTSFLFGKVETTRLPVRTSTGQAQAVYLPTAAPGLGDSGVIIGREVYSGKGYIYDPFQLYGQQLPAPHWLVLGESGNGKSALEKTYVLRQLRFRDRQVVVLDAQGEDGAGEWNLIAQQLGITPIRLDPMAALDGGIKLNPLDPAITTTGQLALLRTIIEVAMGHGLDERSGFALKVAHAYVHATIVERQPVLMDIVEQLRHPEPESAEAMNVDIDDVRAWGLDVALVLDRLVDGDLRGMFDGPTTVGIDLDSPLIVFDLSHIDRNSIAMPILMAIVGVWLEHTWIRPDRKKRIFLVEEAWHIINSPFVAQLFQRLLKFGRRLGLSFVAVVHHLSDVVDGAAAKEAAAILKMASTRTIYAQKADEARATGQVLGLPRWAVEIIPSLTPGIAVWDVNGNVQVVKHLVTEAERPLVFTDRAMTENSQASDAADAADALSDGLPDHVRAAEWEAEQRAILMEQQRLNASSESTVA, encoded by the coding sequence ATGCGAGATCCCATGTCCGCCTTCACGGACGCCTTCACCAGCTTCCTCTTCGGGAAGGTGGAGACGACCCGCCTCCCGGTCCGTACGTCGACCGGCCAGGCCCAGGCCGTCTATCTGCCGACCGCCGCCCCCGGCCTCGGCGACTCGGGCGTCATCATCGGCCGCGAGGTCTACAGCGGCAAGGGCTACATCTACGACCCGTTCCAGCTGTACGGCCAGCAGCTCCCCGCGCCGCACTGGCTGGTCCTCGGCGAGTCCGGCAACGGCAAGTCCGCGCTGGAGAAGACGTACGTCCTGCGGCAGCTGCGTTTCCGCGACCGCCAGGTCGTCGTCCTCGACGCACAGGGCGAGGACGGTGCCGGCGAGTGGAACCTCATCGCGCAGCAGCTGGGCATAACCCCCATCCGGCTCGACCCGATGGCGGCCCTGGACGGCGGCATCAAGCTCAACCCGCTCGACCCGGCGATCACCACGACCGGCCAGCTCGCGCTGCTCCGCACGATCATCGAGGTCGCGATGGGGCACGGCCTGGACGAGCGCTCGGGCTTCGCGCTCAAGGTCGCGCACGCCTATGTGCACGCCACGATCGTGGAGCGTCAGCCCGTCCTCATGGACATCGTGGAGCAACTGCGGCACCCGGAGCCCGAGTCGGCCGAGGCGATGAACGTGGACATAGACGACGTACGGGCCTGGGGCCTGGACGTCGCCCTCGTCCTGGACCGGCTGGTCGACGGTGACCTGCGCGGCATGTTCGACGGCCCGACGACGGTCGGCATCGACCTGGACTCGCCGCTCATCGTCTTCGACCTCTCGCACATCGACCGCAACTCGATCGCGATGCCGATCCTTATGGCGATCGTCGGCGTGTGGCTGGAGCACACCTGGATCCGCCCCGACCGGAAGAAGCGCATCTTCCTGGTCGAGGAGGCGTGGCACATCATCAACTCGCCGTTCGTCGCGCAGCTCTTCCAGCGGCTTCTGAAGTTCGGCCGCCGGCTGGGTCTTTCGTTCGTGGCGGTCGTCCACCACCTCTCCGACGTGGTCGACGGCGCCGCCGCCAAGGAGGCCGCCGCCATCCTCAAGATGGCGTCGACCAGGACGATCTACGCGCAGAAGGCCGACGAGGCGAGGGCCACCGGTCAGGTGCTCGGGCTGCCGCGCTGGGCGGTCGAGATCATCCCGAGTCTCACGCCGGGCATCGCCGTGTGGGACGTCAACGGCAATGTGCAGGTCGTCAAACACCTGGTCACCGAGGCCGAACGGCCGCTGGTGTTCACCGACCGCGCGATGACGGAGAACAGCCAGGCGTCCGACGCGGCAGACGCGGCCGACGCCCTGAGCGACGGTCTGCCGGACCATGTGCGGGCCGCCGAATGGGAGGCGGAGCAACGCGCGATTCTCATGGAGCAACAGAGGCTGAACGCGTCCTCCGAGTCCACGGTGGCGTGA
- a CDS encoding SCO6880 family protein, giving the protein MTTQSHPIAPRRTYLIGRARPNAIVGKNRETGEIALIIAGAFLGMMSGLVVPVLSLRIVTLLGFPLLALAAVYVPYKHRTLYKWFEINRSFKRTLRNGTTYRSVAMESGTLADGREVEIGPPPGIGRINWLAAPFGPDEIAVLLHADRRTVTAAIEIEGPGVGLRDSEDQEALVDRFGTLLKHVANGDGFVTRLQMLARTLPADPDAHAKDVAQRGDSGSPGWLQESYDQLQSMVSTSSEQHRAYLVACMHYTRELASEGQAMARAARQAAGGKRRGRGLDKDAGLAVVMARELTDICARLAEADIRVRQPLGQARLASLVHSMYDPDHPIDHIQAMTKRNAWPAELDAMEPTFLQAKTRESSTRAPWCHSTAWVKEWPMTPVGVNFLAPLLVHTPDVIRTVAVCMDLEPTEVAIERMLTEKTNDEADASRAAKMNRTVDPRDIAAHGRLDQRGEDLASGAAGVNIVGYITVSSRSPEALARDKRTIRASAGKSYLKLEWCDREHHRAFVNTLPFATGIRR; this is encoded by the coding sequence TTGACGACTCAGTCCCATCCGATCGCGCCCCGCCGCACGTATCTCATCGGCCGCGCGCGGCCGAACGCGATCGTCGGCAAGAACCGTGAGACGGGCGAGATCGCGCTGATCATCGCCGGCGCGTTCCTCGGCATGATGAGCGGACTCGTCGTCCCCGTCCTGTCCCTGCGGATCGTGACCCTGCTCGGGTTCCCGCTCCTCGCGCTGGCCGCGGTGTACGTCCCGTACAAGCACCGCACCCTCTACAAGTGGTTCGAGATCAACCGCAGCTTCAAGCGCACCCTGCGCAACGGCACCACCTACCGCTCCGTCGCCATGGAGTCCGGCACGCTCGCCGACGGCCGCGAGGTCGAGATCGGCCCGCCGCCCGGCATCGGACGGATCAACTGGCTGGCCGCCCCCTTCGGACCCGACGAGATCGCCGTCCTGCTCCACGCCGACCGCCGCACCGTCACCGCCGCCATCGAGATCGAGGGCCCCGGCGTCGGCCTGCGCGACAGCGAGGACCAGGAAGCCCTCGTCGACCGCTTCGGCACGCTCCTCAAGCACGTCGCCAACGGGGACGGCTTCGTCACCCGCCTCCAGATGCTCGCCCGTACGCTCCCCGCCGACCCCGACGCGCACGCCAAGGACGTCGCCCAGCGCGGCGACTCCGGCTCGCCGGGCTGGCTCCAGGAGTCGTACGACCAGCTCCAGTCCATGGTCTCGACCTCCAGCGAGCAGCACCGCGCCTACCTCGTGGCCTGCATGCACTACACCCGCGAGCTGGCCTCCGAGGGCCAGGCCATGGCCCGCGCCGCCCGGCAGGCCGCCGGTGGCAAGCGCCGCGGCCGGGGCCTCGACAAGGACGCCGGTCTCGCCGTCGTCATGGCGCGCGAACTCACCGACATCTGCGCCCGTCTGGCGGAGGCCGACATCCGGGTCCGCCAGCCGCTCGGCCAGGCGCGGCTCGCGTCCCTCGTGCACTCGATGTACGACCCGGACCACCCCATAGACCACATCCAGGCCATGACGAAACGAAACGCCTGGCCCGCCGAGCTGGACGCCATGGAGCCGACGTTCCTCCAGGCGAAGACCCGCGAGTCGTCCACCCGCGCGCCCTGGTGCCACTCCACGGCCTGGGTGAAGGAGTGGCCGATGACCCCCGTCGGCGTCAACTTCCTCGCCCCGCTGCTCGTCCACACACCCGACGTCATCCGTACGGTCGCGGTCTGCATGGACCTGGAGCCCACCGAGGTCGCCATCGAGCGCATGCTCACGGAGAAGACAAACGACGAGGCCGACGCGAGCCGCGCCGCCAAGATGAACCGCACCGTCGACCCGCGTGACATCGCCGCCCACGGCCGGCTCGACCAGCGGGGTGAAGATCTCGCCAGCGGGGCGGCGGGAGTCAACATCGTCGGGTACATCACGGTGTCGTCCCGCTCACCCGAGGCCCTGGCCCGGGACAAGCGGACGATCCGGGCGTCGGCCGGCAAGTCGTACCTGAAGCTGGAGTGGTGCGACCGCGAGCACCACCGGGCGTTCGTCAACACCCTGCCGTTCGCCACCGGCATCCGCCGATGA